In the Streptomyces sp. f51 genome, one interval contains:
- a CDS encoding glycoside hydrolase family 15 protein, which produces MDRYPPIADHGLIGDLQTAALVSSRGVINWFAAPRFDSPSVFASLLDHDGGGYFRLAPDHPEGSWRQLYYPDSAVVVTRFMSPDGVGEIIDHMPVLTGATPTDRHSLVRVVRSVRGTVHFGLECRPRFDYARAGHELELASGTATFRSPGATAYLQGNIPFERDGQDVRGGITLTNGEQAAVVFTMCGPDGEAPPPLTIEGVTEGLWNNVDFWQKWVRTSNYRGRWTEMVHRSAITLKLLTYAPTGAPVAAATMGLPEQIGGERNWDYRYTWVRDGSLSVRALLDLGFVEEATHFTRWLGDRLREREGPDDEPLQIMYRVDGDPHLTEEILEHFEGYRGSYPVRAGNGASGQLQLDIYGEALYALAEGRAVREQGGYQGWKALAGILDWLADSWDRPDEGIWETRGGRKDFTYSRIMCWAAFDRGLKLAMEYSRPADTVRWTKARDAILEQVMARGWNEKHQALVQHYDSDVLDASLLLAPRVGFVAARSPGWLTTLDAMERVLVSDSLVYRYDPQASPDGLRGSEGTFNLCTFLYVDALARAGRLPQARYTFEKMQTYANHVGLFAEEIGPSGEQLGNFPQAFTHLSLIMAATTLDEALDRLRP; this is translated from the coding sequence ATGGATCGCTATCCGCCCATCGCCGACCACGGCCTGATCGGGGACCTCCAGACCGCGGCCCTGGTGTCGTCCCGGGGAGTGATCAACTGGTTCGCGGCACCGCGCTTCGACTCCCCCAGCGTCTTCGCCTCGCTGCTCGACCACGACGGCGGCGGCTACTTCCGCCTCGCCCCCGATCATCCCGAGGGATCCTGGCGGCAGCTCTACTACCCGGACTCCGCGGTCGTGGTGACCCGCTTCATGTCACCGGACGGCGTGGGGGAGATCATCGACCACATGCCGGTCCTCACCGGTGCGACCCCCACCGACCGGCACAGTCTGGTGCGGGTCGTCCGGTCGGTGCGCGGCACCGTGCACTTCGGTCTGGAGTGCCGTCCGCGGTTCGACTACGCGCGGGCGGGCCACGAACTCGAACTGGCCTCCGGCACGGCCACGTTCAGGTCCCCGGGAGCGACCGCGTACCTCCAGGGCAACATCCCCTTCGAACGCGACGGCCAGGACGTCCGGGGCGGCATCACCCTGACCAACGGCGAGCAGGCGGCCGTGGTGTTCACGATGTGCGGGCCGGACGGCGAGGCCCCGCCGCCCCTCACGATCGAGGGAGTCACCGAGGGCCTGTGGAACAACGTCGACTTCTGGCAGAAGTGGGTCCGCACCTCGAACTACCGGGGCCGCTGGACGGAGATGGTGCACCGCTCCGCGATCACCCTCAAGCTCCTGACGTACGCCCCGACCGGGGCGCCGGTCGCCGCCGCCACGATGGGGCTGCCCGAGCAGATCGGCGGCGAGCGCAACTGGGACTACCGGTACACCTGGGTGCGGGACGGATCGCTGTCCGTGCGGGCGCTGCTCGACCTCGGCTTCGTGGAGGAGGCGACCCACTTCACGCGCTGGCTCGGCGACCGCCTGCGGGAGCGTGAGGGCCCGGACGACGAACCCCTCCAGATCATGTACCGGGTCGACGGCGACCCGCATCTGACCGAGGAGATCCTGGAGCACTTCGAGGGCTACCGCGGGTCGTACCCGGTCCGCGCGGGCAACGGGGCCTCGGGCCAGTTGCAGCTCGACATCTACGGCGAGGCCCTCTACGCGCTGGCCGAGGGCCGCGCCGTGCGGGAACAGGGCGGTTACCAGGGCTGGAAGGCCCTGGCCGGCATCCTCGACTGGCTCGCGGACTCCTGGGACCGCCCGGACGAGGGCATCTGGGAGACCCGGGGCGGGCGCAAGGACTTCACCTACAGCCGGATCATGTGCTGGGCCGCGTTCGACCGGGGTCTGAAGCTGGCCATGGAGTACAGCAGACCGGCCGACACGGTCCGCTGGACGAAGGCCAGGGACGCGATCCTCGAACAGGTGATGGCGCGCGGCTGGAACGAGAAGCACCAGGCCCTCGTCCAGCACTACGACAGTGACGTCCTGGACGCCTCCCTGCTGCTGGCCCCCCGCGTCGGCTTCGTCGCCGCGCGCAGCCCCGGCTGGCTGACCACCCTGGACGCCATGGAGCGCGTCCTCGTCTCCGACAGCCTCGTCTACCGCTACGACCCGCAGGCGTCCCCGGACGGACTGCGGGGCTCCGAGGGGACGTTCAACCTCTGCACGTTCCTGTACGTCGACGCGCTGGCCCGCGCGGGGCGGCTGCCGCAGGCCCGCTACACCTTCGAGAAGATGCAGACGTACGCCAACCATGTCGGCCTGTTCGCCGAGGAGATCGGCCCGAGCGGTGAGCAACTGGGCAACTTCCCGCAGGCGTTCACCCATCTCTCCCTCATCATGGCCGCGACGACGCTGGACGAGGCGCTCGACCGGCTGCGGCCCTGA
- a CDS encoding DUF2252 domain-containing protein — translation MTPKHPAGSNPPHHTPAERAALGKAARSAVPRSSHADFSPASKRPDPVDIVEAQSATRVPELVPIRYGRMTESPFRFYRGAAAIMASDLAGTPRSGIRVQLCGDAHLLNFRLLASPERRMMFDINDFDETLPGPWEWDVKRLAASFVIAGRANGYSGKERADIVRTTVRSYREWMRRFAGLGNLPVWYTHFDEDWVRTHIAGELGSQGRSRWKKTTDKARSRDSLQAFNKLTHLVDGKALIAADPPLVMPLQDLLPDMERGALEKQLRRLIGSYGRSLNSDRRFLLEQYRFADVARKVVGVGSVGTRCWIILMLGRDNQDPLLLQAKEADESVLAQYVGASEFRTQGERVVAGQRLMQATSDIFLGWERAEGIDGRRRDFYVRQLRDWKGIAEPELMVPAGMRAFGELCGATLARAHARSGDRIAVASYLGGGDVFDRALVPFAEAYADQNEKDHQALVDAVRSGRVTAQAA, via the coding sequence ATGACCCCCAAGCACCCGGCCGGCAGCAATCCCCCGCACCACACCCCGGCGGAACGCGCCGCGCTCGGCAAGGCCGCCCGGTCGGCCGTGCCGCGCTCCAGTCACGCCGACTTCTCCCCGGCCTCGAAGCGGCCCGACCCGGTGGACATCGTGGAGGCGCAGTCCGCGACCCGGGTTCCCGAGCTCGTACCGATCCGCTACGGCCGGATGACCGAGTCGCCGTTCCGCTTCTACCGCGGGGCCGCCGCCATCATGGCCTCGGACCTCGCGGGCACTCCCCGCTCCGGGATCCGGGTCCAACTGTGCGGTGACGCGCACCTGTTGAACTTCCGGCTGCTGGCCTCGCCCGAGCGCCGGATGATGTTCGACATCAACGACTTCGACGAGACGCTGCCCGGCCCCTGGGAGTGGGACGTCAAGCGGCTGGCCGCCAGCTTCGTCATCGCGGGCCGGGCGAACGGCTACAGCGGCAAGGAGCGCGCCGACATCGTCCGTACGACGGTGCGTTCGTACCGCGAGTGGATGAGACGCTTCGCCGGACTCGGCAATCTCCCCGTCTGGTACACGCATTTCGACGAGGACTGGGTGCGGACGCACATCGCCGGGGAGCTGGGGTCGCAGGGCCGCAGCCGGTGGAAGAAGACGACGGACAAGGCGCGCAGCCGCGACAGTCTCCAGGCGTTCAACAAGCTCACGCACCTGGTCGACGGCAAGGCGCTGATCGCCGCCGATCCCCCGCTCGTGATGCCGTTGCAGGATCTGCTTCCCGACATGGAACGCGGCGCTCTGGAGAAGCAGCTCCGCAGGCTGATCGGGAGCTACGGCCGGAGTCTGAACTCCGACCGGCGGTTCCTGCTGGAGCAGTACCGGTTCGCCGACGTGGCCCGCAAGGTGGTCGGGGTCGGCAGTGTGGGCACCCGTTGCTGGATCATCCTCATGCTCGGCCGGGACAACCAGGATCCGCTGCTGTTGCAGGCCAAGGAGGCGGACGAGTCGGTGCTGGCGCAGTACGTCGGCGCGAGCGAGTTCCGGACGCAGGGCGAGCGGGTGGTCGCCGGCCAGCGGCTGATGCAGGCCACCAGTGACATCTTCCTCGGCTGGGAGCGGGCCGAGGGCATCGACGGCCGCCGACGGGACTTCTACGTACGGCAGTTGCGGGACTGGAAGGGCATCGCCGAACCGGAGCTGATGGTCCCGGCGGGCATGCGGGCGTTCGGCGAGCTGTGCGGTGCCACGCTGGCCCGCGCGCACGCGAGGTCGGGCGACCGCATCGCCGTCGCCTCCTATCTGGGCGGGGGTGACGTCTTCGACCGGGCGCTCGTCCCGTTCGCGGAGGCGTACGCGGACCAGAACGAGAAGGATCACCAGGCACTCGTCGACGCCGTCCGCTCGGGTCGTGTCACGGCCCAGGCGGCCTGA
- a CDS encoding GAP family protein has translation MVLDLLLIALAIALDPLPITGFVLVLSTRNGIWKGLAFILTWLASFVAIIAGVLLMTGGEPPPPRSAPSTAALAGKLAIGVGLVLYAERTRRNMGKRPKHSGFMSRIERISPWTAAGLALLLQPWGMIAAGASTVVSADLGHAASYAALMGYVLLATSSLLTMELYATFAPRTAHIRLGKLRAWMERHQDKALVSLFLFLGLWLVGKSIYQLTA, from the coding sequence ATGGTCCTTGACCTGCTGCTCATCGCTCTGGCGATCGCCCTCGACCCGCTGCCGATCACCGGATTCGTGCTGGTGCTCTCGACGCGCAACGGGATCTGGAAGGGCCTCGCCTTCATCCTGACCTGGCTGGCCTCCTTCGTCGCGATCATCGCCGGTGTGCTGCTCATGACCGGGGGAGAACCGCCGCCCCCGAGATCCGCGCCGTCCACGGCCGCGCTCGCCGGCAAACTCGCCATCGGAGTCGGACTCGTCCTCTACGCGGAGCGCACCCGGCGCAACATGGGCAAGCGGCCCAAGCACTCCGGTTTCATGTCCCGGATCGAGCGGATCTCCCCCTGGACGGCGGCCGGGCTCGCGCTGCTGCTCCAGCCGTGGGGGATGATCGCGGCCGGCGCCTCCACCGTCGTGAGCGCAGACCTCGGTCACGCGGCGTCGTACGCGGCCCTGATGGGCTACGTGCTGCTGGCCACGTCGAGCCTCCTGACGATGGAGCTGTACGCGACCTTCGCCCCGCGAACGGCCCACATCCGGCTCGGGAAGCTGCGCGCGTGGATGGAACGGCACCAGGACAAGGCGCTGGTGTCGCTGTTCCTGTTCCTCGGGCTGTGGCTGGTGGGCAAGAGCATCTACCAGCTGACCGCGTGA
- a CDS encoding DUF6325 family protein, with the protein MGPIDYIVVEFPGNRMTGEGLPILVDLVDRGVIRILDLLFVRKDEDGSVVGMEIADFDGDGTLDLSVFEGVSSGLLGEDDIAEAGKALEPGNAAGILVYENVWAAPFATALRRGGAQMVASGRIPVPAVLAALEDADV; encoded by the coding sequence ATGGGGCCGATCGACTATATCGTCGTGGAGTTTCCCGGTAACCGAATGACGGGTGAGGGACTTCCGATCCTGGTCGATCTGGTCGACCGCGGTGTCATTCGGATTCTCGACCTTCTGTTCGTGAGAAAGGACGAGGACGGATCCGTGGTCGGCATGGAGATCGCCGACTTCGACGGGGACGGGACCCTCGACCTCAGCGTGTTCGAGGGTGTGTCCTCCGGGCTCCTCGGCGAGGACGACATCGCGGAGGCCGGGAAGGCGCTGGAACCCGGCAACGCCGCCGGAATCCTGGTCTACGAGAACGTGTGGGCGGCGCCCTTCGCCACCGCGCTGCGGCGCGGGGGAGCCCAGATGGTCGCCTCCGGGCGCATCCCGGTGCCCGCCGTGCTGGCGGCGCTGGAGGACGCGGACGTCTGA
- a CDS encoding SHOCT domain-containing protein, with protein sequence MPGLLRGVARTAVVAGTATAVSNRVSRRQQGRWAQQEAQQQYQYQEQQAPPPPPPAAPADDMTSKIDQLKQLGDLKAQGVLTEAEFEAQKARILG encoded by the coding sequence GTGCCAGGTCTCCTCCGCGGGGTCGCCCGCACCGCCGTGGTGGCCGGTACGGCCACCGCCGTCTCGAACCGTGTGTCACGTCGTCAGCAGGGACGATGGGCGCAGCAGGAAGCACAGCAGCAGTACCAGTACCAGGAGCAGCAGGCACCGCCGCCGCCTCCGCCCGCCGCGCCGGCCGACGACATGACCAGCAAGATCGATCAGCTGAAGCAGCTGGGGGACCTCAAGGCCCAGGGCGTGCTCACCGAGGCCGAGTTCGAGGCGCAGAAGGCCCGGATTCTCGGCTGA
- a CDS encoding NUDIX hydrolase, whose amino-acid sequence MTTSDFAAYIAGLPRVLVGAAALFRDADGRVLLVEPNYRDGWTLPGGTVESDDGESPRQGARRETAEEIGLDVELGRLLAVDWVLGPERPPLVAYLYDGGVLGERELGAIRLQEEELLSWRLVPREEVAAHLLGASGRRVLTALDVLAEGSGTAELENGHRVG is encoded by the coding sequence GTGACCACTTCGGACTTCGCCGCGTACATCGCCGGCCTGCCCCGCGTCCTCGTCGGGGCCGCCGCCCTCTTCCGTGACGCCGACGGGCGGGTCCTGCTCGTCGAACCGAACTACCGCGACGGCTGGACGCTTCCGGGCGGGACGGTGGAGTCGGACGACGGCGAGAGCCCGCGGCAGGGAGCGCGCCGTGAGACGGCCGAGGAGATCGGCCTCGACGTGGAGCTCGGACGGCTGCTGGCGGTCGACTGGGTCCTCGGTCCTGAGCGCCCGCCGCTGGTGGCCTACCTCTACGACGGCGGGGTGCTCGGCGAGCGGGAACTCGGCGCGATCCGGCTCCAGGAGGAGGAGCTGCTGTCCTGGCGGCTGGTGCCGCGCGAGGAGGTGGCCGCCCACCTCCTGGGCGCCTCGGGCCGCCGCGTCCTCACCGCGCTCGACGTCCTCGCGGAGGGCTCGGGCACCGCGGAACTGGAGAACGGCCACCGGGTGGGCTGA
- a CDS encoding ADP-ribosylglycohydrolase family protein, whose protein sequence is MTPVGTDIADRVLGGWLGRIAGNMLGKPVEQGDHWTRDRIDRYLRRAGALPLTDYLPGPADGDAGEFELRPEWRSCVRGRIHGSCRDDDVDYAILGLDLLETHGFSFSTEQVGDLWLARLPFLQTFTAERAAYRNLAQGLRPPVTATYENPYQEWIGALIRADVYGWTSPGLPRRAASLARRDAVLSHTGNGVYGAMWAAALVSAAFTAPSVRDALDAALGVVPASSRLSRAVRRVIALHETRMSWEETLATVSEETAGMGWIHTVPNAAVLTAGLLYGDGDFTRTITLTVRGGLDTDSNGATAGSVAGVLCGAEAIPPQWKDPLEDTVRSAVFGFDGVRITELASRTLALVEA, encoded by the coding sequence ATGACCCCTGTGGGCACCGACATCGCCGACCGCGTCCTCGGGGGCTGGCTGGGCCGGATCGCGGGCAACATGCTCGGCAAGCCGGTCGAGCAGGGCGACCACTGGACGCGGGACCGGATCGACCGCTATCTGCGCCGGGCCGGGGCCCTGCCCCTGACCGACTATCTCCCCGGGCCCGCCGACGGCGACGCGGGCGAGTTCGAGCTGCGGCCCGAGTGGCGCAGTTGTGTGCGGGGCCGTATCCACGGCAGCTGCCGTGACGACGACGTGGACTACGCGATCCTCGGGCTCGACCTGCTGGAGACGCACGGCTTCTCGTTCAGCACCGAGCAGGTCGGTGACCTGTGGCTGGCCCGCCTCCCGTTCCTCCAGACGTTCACGGCGGAGCGCGCCGCCTACCGCAATCTCGCCCAGGGTCTGAGGCCGCCGGTGACGGCGACGTACGAGAATCCGTACCAGGAGTGGATCGGCGCGCTGATCCGGGCCGACGTCTACGGCTGGACGTCCCCGGGGCTGCCCCGGCGCGCGGCCTCGCTGGCCCGCCGTGACGCCGTCCTGTCCCACACCGGCAACGGTGTCTACGGCGCGATGTGGGCCGCGGCGCTGGTCTCCGCGGCCTTCACCGCCCCCTCCGTCCGGGACGCGCTGGACGCCGCGCTCGGCGTCGTCCCCGCGAGCAGTCGGCTCTCGCGCGCCGTGCGCCGGGTGATCGCTCTGCACGAGACCCGGATGTCCTGGGAGGAGACGCTCGCCACCGTGTCCGAGGAGACCGCGGGGATGGGCTGGATCCACACGGTCCCGAACGCGGCGGTGCTGACCGCCGGGCTGCTGTACGGCGACGGCGACTTCACCCGCACCATCACGCTGACGGTCCGGGGCGGTCTCGACACCGACTCGAACGGCGCGACGGCGGGCTCCGTCGCGGGCGTGCTGTGCGGGGCGGAGGCGATTCCGCCGCAGTGGAAGGACCCGCTGGAGGACACCGTCCGCAGCGCCGTGTTCGGCTTCGACGGCGTACGGATCACCGAGCTCGCGTCCCGCACGCTCGCCCTGGTCGAAGCCTGA
- a CDS encoding glycerate kinase, producing MLIAADKFKGSLTAVQVAERVTAGLRRAAPHAEIESLPVADGGDGTVDAAVAAGFERREVRVAGPLGHEVTAAFALRGRTAVVEMAEASGLQRLPEGVFAPLSSSTYGTGELLRAALDAGADTIVFGVGGSATTDGGAGMLSALGARFLDAEGEPVAPGGAGLSELAAADLSGLDERLAGVDLVLASDVDNPLTGPQGAPAVYGPQKGAGPDDVAVLDTALAHFAGVLEKEIGPGAAGYATAPGAGAAGGVGYGALVLGARFRPGIEVMLDVLGFAPALERATLVITGEGSLDEQTLHGKAPAGVAAAARARGKEVVAVCGRLALPPEALGRAGIRRAYPLTEAEPDIATCIADAGPILERVAETIGRDFLV from the coding sequence GTGCTCATCGCGGCGGACAAGTTCAAGGGATCGCTGACGGCCGTGCAGGTCGCGGAGCGGGTCACGGCCGGACTGCGCCGGGCCGCGCCGCACGCCGAGATCGAGTCGCTGCCCGTGGCGGACGGCGGGGACGGCACCGTCGACGCGGCGGTCGCGGCCGGATTCGAGCGGCGCGAGGTGCGCGTCGCCGGACCGCTGGGCCACGAGGTGACCGCCGCGTTCGCGCTGCGCGGGCGGACCGCGGTCGTGGAGATGGCCGAGGCGAGCGGGCTGCAACGGCTGCCCGAGGGCGTCTTCGCCCCGCTCTCGTCCTCGACGTACGGCACGGGCGAACTCCTGCGCGCCGCGCTGGACGCCGGTGCCGACACCATCGTCTTCGGCGTGGGCGGCAGCGCGACGACGGACGGCGGGGCGGGCATGCTCTCCGCGCTCGGCGCGCGCTTCCTCGACGCGGAGGGCGAGCCGGTGGCTCCCGGCGGTGCGGGTCTGAGCGAGCTGGCCGCCGCCGATCTGTCCGGCCTCGACGAACGGCTCGCCGGCGTCGACCTGGTCCTCGCCAGTGACGTGGACAACCCGTTGACCGGCCCCCAGGGAGCGCCCGCCGTCTACGGCCCGCAGAAGGGCGCCGGTCCCGACGACGTGGCGGTGCTCGACACCGCCCTCGCCCACTTCGCCGGTGTCCTGGAGAAGGAGATCGGGCCGGGGGCCGCCGGGTACGCCACCGCGCCCGGCGCCGGCGCCGCGGGCGGGGTCGGCTACGGGGCTCTGGTCCTCGGCGCCCGCTTCCGGCCCGGTATCGAGGTGATGCTCGACGTGCTCGGCTTCGCGCCCGCACTGGAACGGGCCACGCTGGTGATCACGGGCGAGGGATCGCTGGACGAGCAGACCCTGCACGGCAAGGCGCCCGCCGGGGTCGCCGCGGCGGCACGGGCGCGGGGCAAGGAGGTCGTCGCGGTCTGCGGCCGTCTCGCGCTCCCGCCCGAGGCGCTGGGCAGGGCCGGCATCCGCCGGGCGTATCCGCTCACCGAGGCCGAGCCCGACATCGCGACCTGTATCGCCGACGCCGGACCGATCCTGGAACGCGTGGCGGAGACCATCGGGCGGGACTTCCTGGTCTGA
- a CDS encoding ABC transporter ATP-binding protein, with product MGGSALLVRELSVGYGPVRALRQVSLDVPEGTVVTVLGANGAGKSTLLRAVCRTLSFHGGAVTGGTVTLGGRPLDRLPPDRVVAAGVSQVPEGRRVFGRMTVADNLCAGALGGTGGRAGRARALRRVHELFPVLAERAEQRAGLLSGGEQQMLAVGRALMGAPKVLLLDEPSLGLAPLMAARIADTVREINEQGTSVLLVEQNAALALRLASTAYVLEVGEVTLSGPADELAASDEVRRRYLGVVDEDAAADGGTTSHGLPSLSRWKG from the coding sequence ATGGGCGGTTCCGCTCTGCTCGTGCGGGAACTGTCGGTCGGATACGGCCCCGTACGCGCACTGCGTCAGGTGTCGCTCGACGTGCCCGAGGGAACCGTGGTCACGGTCCTCGGCGCCAACGGAGCGGGCAAGTCGACGCTGCTGCGGGCGGTGTGCCGGACCCTCTCCTTCCACGGGGGAGCGGTCACCGGCGGCACGGTCACCCTCGGCGGCCGTCCCCTCGACCGGCTGCCGCCGGACCGGGTGGTGGCCGCAGGGGTGTCCCAAGTCCCGGAAGGACGACGGGTGTTCGGCCGGATGACGGTCGCGGACAATCTGTGCGCCGGGGCACTCGGCGGCACCGGTGGCCGGGCCGGCAGGGCGCGCGCCCTGCGGCGGGTGCACGAGCTGTTCCCCGTGCTCGCCGAGCGGGCCGAGCAGCGGGCGGGACTGCTGTCCGGCGGGGAGCAGCAGATGCTCGCGGTCGGGCGGGCGCTCATGGGCGCCCCGAAGGTGCTGCTGCTCGACGAACCCTCCCTGGGGCTCGCCCCGTTGATGGCCGCCCGGATCGCCGACACCGTGCGCGAGATCAACGAGCAGGGCACCTCGGTCCTGCTCGTGGAGCAGAACGCCGCCCTCGCCCTGCGGCTCGCGTCGACCGCCTACGTCCTGGAGGTCGGCGAGGTCACCCTGTCGGGCCCCGCGGACGAACTCGCCGCCTCCGACGAGGTGCGCCGCCGCTATCTCGGCGTTGTCGACGAGGACGCCGCCGCGGACGGAGGGACCACCTCGCACGGCCTCCCGTCCCTGTCCCGCTGGAAGGGGTGA